The Periophthalmus magnuspinnatus isolate fPerMag1 chromosome 15, fPerMag1.2.pri, whole genome shotgun sequence genomic sequence atgggcagcagaagTGACAGACGTAGAGGTAATTTGATAACTCCATAATTCCCACAAACttacacttaactgatgtacagtggggcaaaaaggTATTTaatcagccaccaattgtgcaagttctcccacttaaaaagatgagagtggcctgtaattttcatcataggtacacttgaattatgagagacaaaatgggGGGAAAGTATCCAgcaaatcacattgtaggatttttaatgaattaattggcaAATTCCccagtaaaataagtatttggtcacctacaaacaagcaagatttctggctctcacagacctgtaacttcttcaagagcctcctctgtcctccacttgttacctgtattaatggcacctgtttgaacttatcagtataaaagacacctgtctgCAACCTCAAACAGTTAgtctccaaactccactatggccaagaccaaagagacaccacaaacaaaactgtagaactGCACCaagctgggaagactgaatctgcaataggtaagcagcttggtgtgaagacatcaactgtgggagcaattattggaaaatgtaaaacatacgagaccactgataatcttcctcgatctggggctccacgaaagatctcaccccatggggtcaaaatgatcacaagaacggtgacCAAAAATCCCCAAACCAcactagtgaatgacctgcagagagctgggaatAAAGTAAcgaaggctaccatcagtaacacactacgtcaccagggactcaaatcctgcagtgccagacgtgtccccttgcttaagccagtacatgtccatgcccatctgaagtttgggagaatgtcatatggtcagatgaaactaaaatataactttttgataaaaactcaacttgtcatgtttggaggagaaagaatgctgagttgcatccatacctactgtgaagcatgggggtggaaacatcatgctttggggcattttttttttttgcaaagggaccaggacgactgattcgtgtaaaggaaagaatcaatggggccatgtattgtgagattttggtTGAAAACCCCCTTCCATCAGCAAGAGaactgaagatgaaacgtggctgcGTCTTTCTGCATGACAATGATTCCAAACACACTGCccgggcaacgaaggagtggctttgtCAGAAGCATGTCATAGAAAATCTTTccagggagttgaaagtccagcaacagccccaaaacatcactgctctagaggagatctgcaggagcaatgggccaaactaccacgaaccgtgtgtgaaaaccttgtggagattTACAGAAAGTGTtcgacctctgtcattgccaacaaggtgtaaataacaaagtattgacatgaacttttgttattgacaaaatacttatttttcatcataatttgcaaataaattcttgaaaaatcagacaatgtgattttctggaaaaaaattttctcattttgtctctcatagttgaagagTACTTataatgaaaattacaggcccctctcatctttttaagtagGAGAACTTACACAGTTGTTGGCTGACTAAATTCTTTTTTGCCCAaatgtaaatagctgttacgaACGATTATGTTATGTCTTGGTTTGCCTTGGTATGCCTTGGTGTGTCTTGGCGTGTCTTGGTATGCCTTGGTATGTTaagtgtgtcttggtgtgtcctggtatgtcttggtgcgtcttggtttgtcttggcTTGCCTTCGTATGTTAAgtgtgtcttggtatgtcttggtatgtcttggtatgtcttggtgtgtcttggcgTATCTTATGTCTTGgcgtgtcttggtgtgtcttggtgtgtcttggcgTGTCTTGGCATGCCTTGGTATGTTaagtgtgtcttggtgtgtcctggtatgtcttggtgtgtcttggtttgtcttggcATGCCTTCGTATGTTAAgtgtgtcttggtatgtcttggggtgtcttggtatgtcttggtgtgtcttggcgTATCTTATGTCTTGgcgtgtcttggtgtgtcttgttgtatcttggtgtgtcttggtgtgcCTTGgtatgttaagtgtgttttggtGTGTCTTGGTATATCTTATGTCTTGGCGTGCCTTGTTATATCTTGGCGTGTCTTCGTATGTCTTGGCGTGTTTTGGTATGTCTTGGCATGTCTTGGCGTGCCTTCGTATGTTAAGTGTGTCTTggtgtcttggtatgtcttggtgtgtctcagtgtgtcttgatgtgtcttggtttgtcttggcGTGCCTTCGTATGTCAACTGTGTCTTGGCATGCCTTGGTATGTCTTGGcgtgtcttggtatgtcttggcgtgtcttggtgtgtcttggtatgtcttggcgtgtcttggtatgtcttggcgtgtcttggtgtgtcttggcgtgtcttggtatgtcttggtgtgtcttggtgtgtcttggtatgtcttggtgtgtcttggtatgtcttggcgtgtcttggtgtgtcttggtgtgtcttggtatgtcttggtgtgtcttggcgTGCCTTCGTATGTTAGGTGTGTCTTGGTGCGCCTTGGTATGTCTTGtatcttggtgtgtcttggcgTGCCTTCGTATGTTAAGTGTGTCTTGGTATATCTTAGTATGTCTTCgtatgtcttggtgtgtcttggcgTGCCTTGGTGTGTCTTGGCATGCCCTGGTATGTCTTGGCATGTCTAGGTATGTCTTGGCGTGTCTTATGTCTTGTCGTGTCTTGGTGTGTTTTGGTGTGTCTTGgcatgtcttggtgtgtcttggagtgtcttggtatgtcttggtgtgtcttggcatgccttggtatgtcttggtatgtcttggcgTGTCTTATGTCTTGGCGTGTCTTGGCGTGTCTCGgtgtgtcttggtatgtcttgatGTGTCTTGGcgtgtcttggtatgtcttggcgTATCTTTTCGTGCCTTGCTATGTCTTGGggtgtcttggtatgtcttggcaAGTCTTGGCGTGCCTTGttatgtcttggtgtgtcttggcttgtcttggtgtgtcttggtatgtcttggcaTATCTTTTCGTGCCTTGCTATGTCTTGGGGTGTCTTGGTGTGTCGTGGTGTGTCATAGTATGGTTGgcgtgtcttggtgtgtcttggtatgtcttggcaTATCTTGGCGTGCCTTGttatgtcttggtgtgtcttggtatgtcttggtgtgtcttggtatgtcttggcgTATCTTGGCGTGCCTTGTTATGTCTTGGcgtgtcttggtatgtcttggcgtgtcttggtatgtcttatcaccacttgtTACTACTCTATATGActggtcactatgtttgtctgtcttgcattaaatatatattatatacaaaataaaaacactggagaacgtcctgtattatcacatgacatcacaaggtgatgtgttttccgtttgagagaagagctcagaaATTAGCAGATTGCAGGAACACATACTTGTTCTCTTCAGCTGCCTTCTCAAGTCGACTAAACACATCGTGGAAGAGAATGCAGCTGGATTTGCTGTTGATGTCATAGCCATAGGCCCTTTTCCAGTACTGCTTCAAGTCATTTGCATATTCCAGAACCTATCACATAAAGAGGatgttatttatatagcacatttaaaacaactttaactgaccaaagtgctttacataaaagtcaaccaaaaaacaaatatacagacacGATACACAGGGCTGATTTTGGAAAATGTCTTacaattgcgattagatttgggTTTTATGTTCATTCACAGGAAAGAATTTTAACATCAACATTAGCATGACCTGCTAAACTAATGCATAGTGTCACAATATTAcaatttcaaatttgattttgatactaaatagactcaatactcaatattgTTTTTGATACCCacatgataaattaaaaagctcttttaaaaatgtacaaattcgACTAcaaataatagtatttgtttaagattatactagttttgatactatgtttagtatttatttggacctgatttttgatagttttgacaaccctaattccatgcatttcagaacaagcTTGTAGAGGTTTGAATAACAgggttaacatgttttttttaattactttgtataGCTTTACAACAGTTAAGCTGCATAAACCCCtgtataaaataatatgtaCATTACTAGATGaatcaaaatgtgtaaattgtatacaGACAAATTAGCATTTAGATGCTTGCAGATTCTTTCACTTAAATTCATGCAGTGTTGTAATTTGATAATTGTAACCATTCAAATAGGCATTTTGATATGACAGCAGTAACTCAAATGACCTTAGAGTTAGGTCAGCATTGTAATACAATGAAGAAGACACAAAGAACTCTTTCATAAACATAGATAGCTGGACAGAATAATCTTGACAGAATAGTGGGGCAAAACCGGGGAAATATGGTACTGAATTTGCCACTAAATTTTTTTAACGATTGGCAGAATATTGTAATTACTCAACAAACATAAAGTTGTGATGACTGACGTCCCACTACCTGTGCATCGACTTCATCAAAAAGCTGGCACCAGGGTGAGTTGACATTCGTGATGGCAAATTCATAGGCACACAAGTAAAACGCTGCCTCAGCCGATTCTGAAAGACAATATCCACAAATCAATAAAAGCTGTAGGtagtttattataatttgtgGCTGCTAAATCATATATTGGACGCAAGAAGTGCTTTGTCCAATAGAATTAAAtgctgaaatatgaacaaacaTATACAGAAAATCAGCTAGTAGGTAAAATGATTATATTGGAGATTACGATGAAAGGTATGCAatgttgattattattatttatttatttgtaaagggacaaCACATATTAATGGacatttcaaaattttaatATCCAAAGATTATAGCCAATGTGACTAATTTCCCTCTTCGATCCCTCAGCAGGTTGACGTAAAACAGTCTATAGGATAGGTAAAAGAACAGCCACAATCAcacaaaaccaaaaataacacacTCACtacgcacacaacacactcactgtacatACAACAGTTCAACAGTTAGAACAGTTAATTTGAGGTAAGAAATTAAAACAACGTTTTCTGGGAACGTACGTTCTGGGATTATGGTGCCACAGATCTTTATTTGAACAGTTAACAATTTATGGAGAAAGAATGTCATTTATTGCCACTACTAATAATGTGAATACAAGAACCAAAAGTACTATACATAATGCTTTTTTCCTGCTTAGACTATGGGGGCAAAATTTAGACTGTGTTGTGGCGGAtggtcattcgggttgtattattttgcacgggGGCTGttaatcttgacagcaaataaactctatagggactacagagctgttttaaacccTCCCTGAGGATCAGTctacatgaacattgaacattataCACAAATTAACccactttatatcagattttagcggcAACAATTTGTCCAAATTCTTCATTGAAATGAAGGGGATTCCCACCTAACTGGAAGTGCCAACACAGAGTTCAGACTTGAGgaagaatttgtatttatttatttgagtgaaatgaaactgaaaaaaatgataggatacaataaaataaaataggaaaTTGTCATTGAGGGAAAAAAGtcatgccaatctctactgcaaaaaaaaaaaaaaaaaccaaaaaacaaaacagaaaagccATTGGATCTTTAGGTATGTGATAAATATGAAACCGCAGTTGACAGGACATAGTACTTTTAATTTGTGAAGACGCTACAGCTAAAATGTACCTTAATGGCTTGCTGAAAATGATTTGGATACAAGTGAAATCTTACCGTCCGTGATGTGACTATAAGGCACTCCGAGGCGGTCTGCTACCTTCTCTtgcactctctccatctccggCCCCATGTTAAACTCGTCCACTTCAGAGAGAGCTGTGGGGTTATCACTCACATCCTGCACAAACTTTGTGCACTGGTCAAAAAAGCGCATAAGAGCATCGTTCACTGTGTGATCAAACTCCATgtctgtagaaaaaaaaagtaaaaaaatttaTGAAGATGGTTTCTTGAGTTATTAGTGTATAATAAGCAGGGAACACTTGTTAATGTCGCCATACTTCAATTTCAGACTTGTTTTCAATACTATGGCAAAAGCTTGATAAAATGACTTCTTTAAAATTAGCATGTGGACAGTTTTGAAACAGAACAAGaccattcaggaaaggtccacaGTGACCTACTTATGTACTTTTTCTTGTTCAAAATAGTGTCtagttttaaaattaaagtTACAATGTATCTTTTGTTTCTCAatcaatgtttctttttttttttttttcttttttttttacaataaagcTGCGTGGTGGTGAAATAACCTAAACATCACACTGATAACCTTGCAGTTGCACATTATTGTATTTCATAACCATTTTGGATTTTATAAATTTTGATAATAATTAAACAATAACTATTGCTTTTGACTATAAAGCctaatggtggtagtagtagaatatagttttttttaaagaacaagTTGTCCTAAATGTTGGTGAAAGGTTGCCACACAGAAGTTTTTCATTGTGTCTGAAGACTAGTACACATAAATGCACATAAATCCCTCCTGCATGTTCAATGAAAGTGTCAGTGTTGAGATACACAGGTAGAGATATTCTGTTCTAGATCTCACTGctatttctgtacttttcttctcattttttcCAACACAGactgtcacttaactgatgtaaaactgtgataaatattcaccagggctactatcccaccaaaccaaggaGCCTTTAATTCAAAGCTTTGTCCATTCCAGATTATTATTGCTGTAATTCTCCATTCAACACATAATCTCCTGCATTGTGCATTATACACTATTTACACATATACCTGTGATGTCCCACAGCTCAGTGAGTCCTCTCTTGAAGGCCAGGGTGCTGTTGATACACCTGTGTTTGGAGCTGCTGATGAACTTGATGAGTCCTGCTCTGAGTTTCTCCTCTGATATGAGCTTGGGGAACAGTTTGGACAGCCTCACTGCCAGATGCCTGTGGTCCTCGATGCCCTTGGGCACGAGCCGTCCGTCCATGTCCTCTCTGTACCACATGGTCCACTCGTGTCTGATCTCCCGCAGCCAGCCCCTGTCCTCTGCAGCTGCGGACTTTTTCACTGTGTCGTAAAACCTGAGCATCTTCTTCACGTTTTTAGTGGTGGGGTATCTTGTGCCATGTCTGATTATAGCTGCTAGATAGATTTCGCGACACTGGGGCGAAGGAGGTCGGATAACAGTTGTGTTTACAGAGAGAATGTCCGCTAACAGATGCGGGTTCACTTCCTCATACCTCCCTTTAGTGCTCAAATATTTGGCGATTGAGGGGATTCTGGAAACATCCCATGAATTGACGCGAGAATAGCAcgaatataatataaatacagCGGTTAAAGAGAGAAACTTACAGTTGCTGGGCATTATAGCAGCACAGTGAGCTGGTTACGCAGCGCATGTACTTTGTTTGCTCTTCTATAAAGTGAAGACCGCTGGACAGTGACGTCAGCGTGGTGACGTCAGGGGTctgaaaaaaatgattaaacataataataataataataaaaaaaaactatttattaacaTCTGAGAAAGTGTAAATATCCTATACCTTAAAATAGGAAAATCTCACAGTAAATAAGGGGGAGATAGTCAAACATCTGACCAAACATCTGACCAACTTTCAGGTTGCCAGATAACAGAGCGCTTTGTCAGCTAAATGGCAGCATGATTAGATAGGCTATTATATATTAGATAATATATTACATAttagtcaaataaaataataataggcaATTCATGGACTTGCCCATTAggcttagtaaaaaaaaaaatcaaacaaggTAAAGGAGAAAAATTGCAAAGCTGACGTTTCTTTACTTTGCTACTTCTAATAATTAATATATCGTCATACTTGGTTTAAAAACATTCACTAGCCTTTTAGTGGGCAATGACTGAATTTATTGTGCAAAACCTTGAtacgtacatttttaaacaaggatAAGCATTTTGCATAACGGTGCATGCAGGTGGTATTGTGTTGACTTATGAGagactgccccctgctggatcAACACCACTATGACAGTTACTGGCCATGCAATTTTTAATCTACTCCTATTATATAAATAGATTATAAAATCCCAGATTACAACAGTGTATATAAAGTAGAAGAGTATTCTTCACCAACACGCACCTATTATTGCTAGGTTTTAATTCTGTGCTTAAAAGGCCTGTATTACACTAtactctgatctatgttataatgtagttatGAAAAAGttacaatgttttgtttcattcacatatgtttgacccacagaccctgcatattttggctTTTCCTCTCTCAAATAGAATAccctctgttctaccttgtgatgtcatgtgataataaactccaaacactttctttagaatcatttagataatttcagccctggaattgcccatctcttctgaactaaaggtaaaaggagctactGAAAACTACCGTTTCATGATatcacagaggaacagagcattttgagttttggagatgtagacagactaataatccaggattactcaaacatgtgtgaatgagataacagcattataacatagctaaAATCTTGCAAGAGTCAATTTCGTGTAATGTAACAACACAAAAGTATGATCATGTCGTATTGTTGAATGTGATCACTGAGTGCACTTCTCTTGAGTTGTGTAAAATAATATGTtatcatattaacagttaatagtCTTCATATTTTGTTAAAAGTTGACACTCAGTTTTCAGTCGGTTGTTTGAACAGTTGACACTCTCTCTCAAAGTCACATCCCTGCAGCAGTTCCTTGTATCGCTCCCTCACATCTGCATACAGAGGCATTGAGCTCTGCTGCACACTCAAACCTGGAAATGCCACAGTCTTTTCATTGAGCAGCGGCTGCAGTCTGAGCTCCCCTTCTCCACAGTCGTACAACACCAGGACCAGGTTAGCGGCGTAAGGTAATATGTGGCTAGTGCGGAAAGCGCGTTTAGTTTGGGAGGCGTAGTTTTCTGATTTGAGAGGTTCAGTGTCCCTAAAGAAGCCCAGAAGAGTGAGCAGTGGAAGGAGTGTGTCTGCATGACCAATCTGGATAGTTGCAGCATTAGTCACGGGCTGGCCAGACCTGTAGGAAAAAAAGACATATGGGTTGCTTATGTTAATAACAATAGTATAAAGCATAACACAAGAGAACTGTACATGGAATGTATTTTTTCACCTACCCCATATCCCCGCCCAAATTCCTTATACTTAGTTGCAGTTATATGGAAATTCAGACACAGGGTCATACATGTCGGGTTCTAAATGTCacatatttttcaaaaacaaaaatgtgtaaatagcAATGTGCTGCTTCCTGTGGTTTAATGCTATTATGAAGAAGTGGGGCATATAGTTTTGAGCTGAAAGTCAATTGTTCCATTTCTATGATTAAACGGTTTTAGAGCAATATAGCAGTTTACAAtggaaaaaaagtgtaaaatgaaaaaagcatatgtcctctttaataaCAGCTACTacccactactgctactaccactactactacaactactactgcacttCTACACCTACTTGCTTTATACTATTAATCCAttccatcaattttcttcctcttatctggggtCTAaacagagactcccagacttccctcacatgtcctccagctcctccagtgggacctcaagccgttcccaggccagccgagagacataatccctccggcatgtcctgggtcttccctggggcctcctggtgggacatgcctggaacacctccccagggaggtgtccaggagggatccagaacagatgcccgagccacctcagctgctcctctcgacgtgtaggagcagcggctctactccgagctcctcccatgtgaccaagctcctcaccttaTCCCTAAGGGTACGCCCGGctaccctgtggaggaaacccatttcgccCGCTTGTATCCGTGGTCTTgcccttttggtcattacccagagctcatgaccataggtgaggacaggaacgtagattgaccagtaaatcaagagcttttgactcagctccttctttaccacaacagtccgatacagtgaccgcatacAGATgttgcaccgatccgcctgtcaatctcacgctccatccttccctcactcgtgaacaagtccctgagatacttgaactcctccactgtGGAGCAGCTTTATACTATAACAATTATATTTCCAGTCTTTTCACAGGATTTGACTCTTATAGAATGCAGCAATGTATTctacaatttatttttaattatgagATGCAGAAGTAGGCTGTATAACTTGCAGTATTTGAGTTGCGGCCTTGTCCAGTCGCTCAAACACATCATGGAACAAGATGCAGCTGGATTTAAAGTTGATGTCATGACCGTAGCCTCTTTTCCAGTATTCTCTCAAATCACTGACATATTCCATCACCTGTTAATGCACATGTACAAAAAAGGGCAAAATAGTTACTTCTCATCCTTTGCTTATACTATTAACTCAATATAACTTGactattaaacatgttttacctTGGCATCATCCTCA encodes the following:
- the LOC117382560 gene encoding multiple inositol polyphosphate phosphatase 1; translated protein: MPSNCKFLSLTAVFILYSCYSRVNSWDVSRIPSIAKYLSTKGRYEEVNPHLLADILSVNTTVIRPPSPQCREIYLAAIIRHGTRYPTTKNVKKMLRFYDTVKKSAAAEDRGWLREIRHEWTMWYREDMDGRLVPKGIEDHRHLAVRLSKLFPKLISEEKLRAGLIKFISSSKHRCINSTLAFKRGLTELWDITDMEFDHTVNDALMRFFDQCTKFVQDVSDNPTALSEVDEFNMGPEMERVQEKVADRLGVPYSHITDESAEAAFYLCAYEFAITNVNSPWCQLFDEVDAQVLEYANDLKQYWKRAYGYDINSKSSCILFHDVFSRLEKAAEENKHGSPVTEAVTIQIGHAETLLPLLTLLGFFKDTEPLKSENYASQTKRTFRTSHILPYAANLVLVLYDCGEGELRLQPLLNEKTVAFPGLSVQQSSMPLYADVRERYKELLQGCDFETECQLFKQPTEN